In one Dermacentor albipictus isolate Rhodes 1998 colony chromosome 4, USDA_Dalb.pri_finalv2, whole genome shotgun sequence genomic region, the following are encoded:
- the LOC139059528 gene encoding vacuolar protein sorting-associated protein 4-like, which yields MEHLTINVLIVEPLRGLPTVRKAIKVVTKAVEEDEKRNYPAALRLYEQGIKDFNRAVKKGELRTDRSKQIIRDKCVAYSDRAGLIKEYLYGTSDKEGLIDSDDERRKKRRFWLCC from the coding sequence ATGGAGCACCTCACGATCAACGTACTTATCGTAGAACCACTTCGTGGGTTACCAACTGTACGGAAAGCCATCAAAGTGGTCACAAAGGCCGTCGAAGAGGACGAGAAGCGCAACTACCCCGCAGCCCTCCGTCTCTACGAGCAAGGCATCAAAGACTTTAATCGTGCCGTCAAAAAAGGCGAACTACGGACTGATCGATCGAAACAGATAATCCGAGACAAGTGCGTCGCGTACTCGGACAGGGCCGGATTGATCAAAGAGTACTTGTATGGAACAAGCGACAAGGAAGGACTCATCGACAGCGATGATGAGCGCCGGAAGAAGAGAAGATTTTGGCTGTGTTGTTAA